GGACCGCCTCGCGGCGAGGTTGACCGGAACAAATAAGCTGCCGCTGGTCCGAGGTTCAGGCGGCTGCCTGGACCGGGCCCGCCTCACACCTGATACAGGTCAAAATACGACGGCACGCAGTCGCTCAGGAGCGTGATCTTCTTTTTGGCAATCCGCCAGGCGCCCGGCTGGCTCGTCAGCAGGTAGTCGTAAAAGCCGAACAGGCTGCTGGCGATTTTTTCCTTGTAGCTGTCGACCCGCCAGGTAGCGTGCACGGCCAGACCATCCGCAGTGACCTCCAGCAGGCGCACATTGCTTATGGCGTGACAGGTACGCGGCAATACGCGATGCGCCGGAGCGGCCGTCGACTTGATTCGCCAGACACGCTCTTCGAGACCCGCGCGGCTGTCGTAGTAAACCAGCGAGACCTCGCCCTGTGGATCGGCGGTGGGCACGAATTCGTCTTTCCAGGCCGGCACCCAGAACTCGCAGTCCGGCGTGTACAGCGCCAGCCAGTCGTCCCAGCGGCGCTGGTCCAGGCAGGCTGCCTCGTCGAACAGTAGCCGACGGGCCTGCTCCAGCGTTGCTGCTTCAGTCATGGGTCGCGGCTTCCAGGCGTCGGCGCCACTCGCGGTAGAAGCCGCGAAACACGGTCTCGTCCTGCACCTCGACGCCGCTGCATGATTCGAGTGGCCGGATGCCGATTTCCCGGGCGTGGCTGTCCGGACCGTCCACGACGTATTGCATGCCGCGCGAGAAGCCCTGAATCCATTCGCTGTTCGCATGGGCCAGGCCACCGGCGTGAATGTCCTCGTAACAGGCCACGTCGTCCGGGGTCGCAATGCCGCTGGCGTTGAAGAAATCCTCGTACTGACGCAGGCGGCGACGCCGGCCCTCGCGTGGCTCGCCGCGCGGCGCCAGACAGAACATGGTCATCTCGGTGCGGTCCACCGCCAGCGGGCGAATCACCCGCAACTGCATGCAGGCGCTATCCACGAACTGGATGTTCGGAAAGAAATTGAGCACCCGTGGGCGGAACATCCACTCCACCTTGTGCGCATCGACACCGCGCGTCAGCAAATCATCGCGCATGGCCCACAGGGCGCGGTTCTCGCGCAGCGGATCGGAACCCCAGAACACGGTGTGCCCATGCGGGAAGGTGTAAGTGCCCGCCTGCAGGCCGGACAAAGCCCCCAGGTTGACCGCTTTTACCTTGTCGGCACCCGCCGCGGACGCCTCGCGTTCGCCGCGCTGCTGAACGATCTTGGCAAACGTGGAGTGCACCGTGGTCAGGTGGTAGATATCCATGGTGTTCTCGACCTGCAACTTCCAGTTGCCGCGGTACACGTAGGTCACCTCGCCGGGCAGGATTTCCATGCCCTGCGCTGACTGCTCAGCGAAGGTATCGATAAAAAAACGCGTATCGCCCAGGTAATCGGCCAGGGCCGGCACATCCGCGCGCAGCGCACCGAATACAAAGCCCTGGTAACTGGTCAGGTGGGCCAGCGGCGTCAGGTCATGCCGCTCGCCGTCGAAGCCCGGCGCATAGCCGGCCTGCGACTGGTCCTTGATCTTTACGCAGTGCCCGGCCGAGTCGAAACACCAGGCGTGGTAAG
This Immundisolibacter sp. DNA region includes the following protein-coding sequences:
- a CDS encoding aromatic-ring-hydroxylating dioxygenase subunit beta, translating into MTEAATLEQARRLLFDEAACLDQRRWDDWLALYTPDCEFWVPAWKDEFVPTADPQGEVSLVYYDSRAGLEERVWRIKSTAAPAHRVLPRTCHAISNVRLLEVTADGLAVHATWRVDSYKEKIASSLFGFYDYLLTSQPGAWRIAKKKITLLSDCVPSYFDLYQV
- a CDS encoding Rieske 2Fe-2S domain-containing protein produces the protein MDMRVTETGHTALTDPGRYFIDEPQAFNVHRDLFRDQALFELEMAHVFEAGWVFLCHESQLPNPHDFYTTQLGRTPVVVLRGEDGALRGFVNACPHRGTRLYTARHGTAQVQMCPYHAWCFDSAGHCVKIKDQSQAGYAPGFDGERHDLTPLAHLTSYQGFVFGALRADVPALADYLGDTRFFIDTFAEQSAQGMEILPGEVTYVYRGNWKLQVENTMDIYHLTTVHSTFAKIVQQRGEREASAAGADKVKAVNLGALSGLQAGTYTFPHGHTVFWGSDPLRENRALWAMRDDLLTRGVDAHKVEWMFRPRVLNFFPNIQFVDSACMQLRVIRPLAVDRTEMTMFCLAPRGEPREGRRRRLRQYEDFFNASGIATPDDVACYEDIHAGGLAHANSEWIQGFSRGMQYVVDGPDSHAREIGIRPLESCSGVEVQDETVFRGFYREWRRRLEAATHD